The window GGAGCCTTGTTGAAAGATCCCCTAATTCAGCAGGGAAGGTAAGCTGTGGTAGGCAGCTCTTTTACAATTACTGGTGGTCAGATGTAAAACCACTTCCAAGaaagttgggggggggggggggggggacggacGGACACAACAGCAACACAACCCCCAGGATCACTGGGTTTGTGGCTGCCCTTGCAATCAAGAAATGGACCCAGGCAGAAAGGCGCGGTGTCAGACAGGAGCCTGACGCTTGACTCACCGGACAGGTCATGAGGAGACTCAtttcctcctccatcccaccGGTAACTGTGAACTCCGGGTTGTGCAAGCACCTGTAGCTGTGTTCTGTTAAAGTGTTTTCTAGAAGTGCCCGAAGCTTCTGTTCCGTCATACCCTGGAAAAAATGGGTTAAGAATAGATTTTATTTGTAAGTTCTTGTCTGTAGCTTACTTAAAGCTTCCTCTTCACAGCAGACTTAAGACATCACTCCCAGCACAGCTTACCCGTGTGAGGATGTACAAGCCACACTGGCAGAAAATTGAGTGACAACTCACAGTCAGGGTGTTCCTAGAAAGAGCATACAGTGAGCACCTGAACAGCCAGAACAttgctcatttttctgttttgttgaaaTTCACACTAACAGCAGCCTGTTTGCCTACTGCTATTTGCCTGTTTCTGAGCACAAACTGCTGTAGGAGAGTGGAGACTTGCTCCAGTGCTGAGGGCTTTCTTACTTTCTGCACACCGGGCAGATGATCTTGTTGCTGGCATCCAAGCCATCAAGCATTGCATTGAGACATTCTTCATCAAACTGCAGGCTTCGCTCATACTCTTCTATAACCAGTTGTTCTGAAagagatatacatgtatatatcctCAGGTGTCTGTAACAAACTCTTGACAGCAGTGAGGCATGCACGTAGCTACTGGCTGTTctcaacttttctttctttgagtcAGATTTCTATGCTTGAGGAAGCTGTTGTTGTTAGCCTGTTTTTTCCTATGGTTCATCCTTTATCTGATCTCAACTGGGTGCCTGTAACACTTTACAGCTAACCATTTAGAAGTATTCTGAGTTTATTTATACAGGCACCTACAGTTCCCAGCCACCACAGTGCTGTCTCTGCTAGCCTCTTACTAGTTCCTCACAGTCCTTAGAATGCTGTGTAACTCTTAGAACTCTCCAACAAGGTCTCAGTGCATTAGAGAGGCTACAGAGACTAAGGAAGCTCTTCCCCTGTGTCACATGATATATGAGAACTGAGAACTGCAGCCTCAAGAACTACTAAAAAGGAGTCGTGCAACTCAAGCAGGAGCCAGAAGATGTGCTGAGAAATTACCTTGCAAGATCAACTCCTGTTGGATTTCATCCAGGACAGCTAGCTCATAGGGGTCCTCTAGCATCTGAAAGGCACAGCAGTCAGTAGTTCTCTCATAGCGGTTATGTTCTCACATAACTTCCACCCATTGCTGTGAGTGGAAGTCTGCTCTGCTCAGTATCCTGGTTGGTAAGCCTCTATTTGCACAGACATGCAGTGGGGAAAGCCAGACACACCGCAATCCCCCCCAGCGGGCCCGGAGCAGCCCCCCGAGCTCAGTACTCTGCGGGAGGCGGCTCCAGCCCCATTGGGGCAAGGTAAAGAGATACCAGAGGaggccgggagggggggggggcctgATAGGGGCTGACCCCAAGCACTGACCTGCGCCGCGTCGCCTCGCCTGGCCGCCTGCAGGCTGCGCCACTCCATCTCCATCACCTCCGGCACCAGCAGCGCCCCCGGCCCGGTGCCGCCCCCATCCCCGGCCCGGCGGTAGCGCTCCAGCAGCTTGGCGCGGCCGCTCCTCAGCCTCTCAGCGCAGCGCTGCGGGGGGGAGCGGAGCACAGGGAGGGGGCGTCAGGCAGCGCCCGAGGGACCCGCGAGGGGCGGGGAGGGCCCCGCGGTGCCCCCGTGAGCGCTCACCCACCCGGCGGTACGCCTCCTTCCAGGGCGGCACGGCCAGGCCGGGCGCCTTGTACAGCGCGCGGTGCCCGCGCAGCGGCTCCTCCatcgccgcccgccgcccgcctcaCTCTGCCCGCCGCCGCGCGGCACGCCGGGACTTGTAGTCCGGAGCGGCGGCGCGCGCTGACGTCacggggcgcggcggcggcgccgaTTGGCTGCGAGGCGgtgtggaggggagggaggcggcTGCGCGCGCGGGGCGATGGCGGCCGAGTGGGGCCCGGCGGAGCAGTGGCGCGCGGCCCTGCCGCAGCACGCCGTGCTCGGACGCCTCCGCGACCGcgtggccgccgccgccgccgtcgccGCCGTCCCCTCACGGCCCGGGGCCGGTCCCAGGGCGGCGCTGAGCCGcaacctgctgctggggctggacggggacctgctgctgtgggacGGGGACTGCAGCGCCCTGCACGCCATCAGCCTCCGCCGCCTCGGCGGCCCCGAGCCGGGGCTGAGCGATTAtcaggtggggagggggggtatGAGGTGTGAGGGGGGGGGTTGAGGGGTCGGTGAGGCCGGGGAGAGGGGGTCTGTGAGGTATGAGGGGGGTTTTGAGGTGAAAAAGGGGGTTGAGGGGtctgtggggtgggagggggttGAAGTATGGGCGGGGGGGTCCCTGAGGTgaggggggggctgtggggctgggagggggatttggggttgtcAGGGGAGAGGGGTTTGTGAGGGGTGGGGGGTGTTAGGGTGGGAAGGGGCTTGAGGGGTctgtggggtgggaaggggggcTGTGAGGCTGAAGGGTGGGTCCTTGAGGCTGGGAGTGGGGCTGTGAGGTGGAGTGGGGGGGCTTGGAGGTGTGTAGAGGGGCGGGGTGGAAGGTGAGACGAGGAGGTTGTCTGTGAGGTGGGCACCCTACCCAGCAACGACTGACTAAC is drawn from Aythya fuligula isolate bAytFul2 chromosome 20, bAytFul2.pri, whole genome shotgun sequence and contains these coding sequences:
- the RPAIN gene encoding RPA-interacting protein, with protein sequence MEEPLRGHRALYKAPGLAVPPWKEAYRRRCAERLRSGRAKLLERYRRAGDGGGTGPGALLVPEVMEMEWRSLQAARRGDAAQMLEDPYELAVLDEIQQELILQEQLVIEEYERSLQFDEECLNAMLDGLDASNKIICPVCRKNTLTVSCHSIFCQCGLYILTRGMTEQKLRALLENTLTEHSYRCLHNPEFTVTGGMEEEMSLLMTCPVCDSWTVLL